The segment CGAGGATCCAGGCCAAGGTGAAAGTTTTGGCCAGCACCGCTGCCAACTCTTGGCCGAAGGCTTAATTCGTGCTCACGAACGAAACCAACAAACTGTCCCTACCCGCCTTGAGACGGTGGTAGAGTGCTTCGCAGAATCTGGGATTGACTTACAACTTCCTTATCTCAGCGGCAAGTCCCATGACCTGTATGAACCTTGGTTTGTGCCTCCAGCAGTACCAACTGTGCGGATTCCTCTGCCTGCATCCACTTCCGTTGCTACAAGCGCAGCGTTCCTTGACACTGCCGATCAGCTTGCTCAACGCATCGTTCACGAAGCGGTGTGGCACCGTGACCACTGCAACTGGCTTGGCCTCGTGCCTAGGTCTGACGGAAAGGGCCATTTAGGCCTCACCTACGGTGCGATGGGATCCAATCTCTACGATGGTACGGCGGGCATTGCATTGTTCCTGGCGGAACTTGCTCTTCGCACCGGGGACTTAGCTACGCGCCGCACTGCACTCGGAGCAATACGCCAGGCGTTGCATGCTGCCGAGACCCTCCCCCCTGACAATGTCCTTGGGCTCTACACTGGTTGGACTGGAATTGCCCTCACTGCCACCCGCCTTGCTACCCTATTGGGCGAAGAAGATCTGCGGGAACGGGCGCACGCAGTGTGGCGCCGAGCGCTACAGGTACCCCGGAAGGTAGGAACTTTTGATCTGCTGTCTGGACGCGCTGGCGCGATCATTGCCCTTATCGCCTTGCATGCCCTGCTAGACGATCCACCAGCTTTAGAAGCCGCCATCCTGTTGGGGGACGAACTGTTGGTGTGTGCTCAGAAGTCGAAGTTGGGCCTTTCATGGCAGTCAGACACTGCCTTCGTTCACCCCAACTTGACAGGCCTATCTCACGGAACTGCTGGGGCAAGTTTAGCGCTCTTGGAGCTTTTCCAAGCTACAGGCAACCTCGCTTATCGGCAGGCGGCGGCAGGCGCATTTGACTACGAGCGGGCTTGGTTCTCGCCGGAGGAGGGTAACTGGCCGCATCTACAGGAGGAGCCGGTGCGCGGTACACGGCCTGGAACTAGGCTGCCCTTCCGTGTTCAATGGTGCCATGGAGCACCTGGAATTGCTCTCTCCCGGTTACGCGCCTACGAGCTCCTCGGCAGTGCAGTGTGCCGGGAAGAGGCGCTGATCGCACTGGACACCACATGGAGGGGTACGGTAGAAGCGCGGCGTAGTGGCTCCCTAAGTTTCTGTCTATGTCATGGTTTGAGTGGTAATGCGGAGGTGCTAACGGCTGGAGCACAAGCCATCGGGTGGCGCCCGGGTGAAGCGATGCAGCTTGCCTGGGACATCGCACAGGAGGGAATGGAAGCTTACAGTTCTCCAGGGCGGCTCTGGCCGTGCGGTATTCCCATCCCAGCCGCCGAGACATTAGGGCTGTTCTTAGGCCTTGCTGGCATCGGGCATTTCTATCTGCGAATGCATGACTCTACCGTGCCATCGATTCTCCTTCTTAGGCGCGAGGAATACGTCTCACGCTTGGACGACAGAGTTCCTTCCCGAAACTTCCATCCTCCTCAAGTAGATGCAAACCTAACCGTTCAACAACGCTGAGGTTCTCACCATGGATGAATTTATGATCGGTGAATCGCTGCCCGCGTTCCACGATGGGATGTTGCTCATCAAAATGAACAGCCAGGGACCGGCAGCGACAGCAATAGCGCAGGACACTGCTGGCGGAACAACATTTATGGCAGCGGTGGATAGAGTCTCGGCTGCGACGACTGGCTTAGCTGCGTTGTCCTTCTACGAACGGGCTGGATTGATCAGCCAGGTTGTGCCGCTGTCAGCGAATACCAACTACATGCAAAGTGCTGTAGCGACAACTATGGCCGCTGCTACTAACCAGGTGGCTGGAGATGACTTGGGCGGCGTGAGCATAGTGCAGCTGACCCAAGACCAGGAGGCGAATCAGCTGCACCGTATCCTTAGCAGTGACCCTAATGTGGCGTACATCTCGCGTGTTCCAACTCGTTATCTGCTTGCCAAGGCCACAGGCATTGTAGGAGGTATACCACCCGCGCCTACGCGGATGTGGAACCTGAACAGGATAGGGTGGGAGCCTAAGATCGTAGACGTAAATGAGGCCAAGAAAATTCGAGTGGGGGTCTTCGACACTGGAGTGGATGTCACTCACCCAGACCTCATGAAGGGCATCGCTAGGTATACCGTGGCCTACCCAGATTTACCCGGAAACGCCTCAGAGCAGGACATCGTTGGTCATGGTACTCATGTCACGGGTACGATTGGGGCAGGCATCAATGATGATGTGGGTATCAACGGCATTTGCCGCAGCCAGTTGCTGGTCTGGAAAATCTTTAACGATACTCCCACATACCTCCCCCGCGGCAATGTCTTTTGGTATCTCGTCGATCCCCTCCTGTACCGTCGGGCGTTGAATGACTGTTTACAAGGGAGTTTGGTGGACGTGCTCAATCTTAGTATTGGCGGCCCCCAGCCTCCAGATCAGTTAGAGCACGCTCTATACACCAAGTTGCTCGAAAGTGGGGTCACCATCGTGGCTGCAATGGGCAACGAACGTCAACAGGGAAGTCCCATCTCCTATCCTGCTGCGATTCCCGGAGTCATTGCCGTCGGCGCGACCGGATTGAATGACACTGTCGCTAGCTTCTCCAACGCGGGCAATCACATCACCCTATGTGCACCAGGAGTTGCCATATGGTCGACCGTTCCCACATATCCAGGCCAGGTTGGCTATCAGGCACTTCCTGGACCCGGTGGTGCTGCGCGCGGCCGCTCAATAGCTCGGGAAACGAACTATGCTGCATTTAACGGCACCTCTATGGCTGCGCCTCACGTTTCAGCAGCCGTCGCCCTCCTACTTGCGAAGGGTACGAAGCCCGCTGACGTCCTTGAACTCCTCAAGACTACTGCCGATCCTGTACCCGGAATGCGGGGACAAACTTGGCACCCGGATTACGGGGCTGGAAGGCTGAATCTGCGCCGCCTTCTCAGCGCATAGGCCGAATCTCGAATGATGCCGTCGGTGGCGGTACAGAAAGGGTGAAGGGGGAACCTGATGCAAACAATTTTCTTTATGTTCCGCTCCGAAATCCCGAGGGAACGTCAAAAAGATGTTTTGCATCAGGTGCAGGCTTGGTCTAAGATCCGCTCGGCAGACTGGTTTTCCCCAAATTCCACCGACCAGGACATCAGACGGTCCGCTTACGTGGTTGTTGATGCCAGTACTGATACGTCAGCATTGACCAACCAGCTAAAGTCTTTGCCTGAGGTCGAGAGCGCGTTCATACCATCAGAACGGGGCTGGTATTGATGGTGCAGGCGAAGCATTATCGATTCCCGCACAAGTCGGCAACACGAGAGAGCAAGAGCGTCGTACCTGTGTGGAATTTCGCCTGAATCGCACAAAGCGTGGCCAACATTGGTCAAGATAGGTAGAAATTTCCGGTCTTTTACACTCGATATACTCTCGTCAGCTCCTTACCTCTAGGTCGACAGGAGGTTTTGATGAGCATTCCAGTTTCCGTGCTGGATCTTGTACCTGTTATGGAAGGGCAGGACAGTCGGCAAGCTCTGCACCGCAGCCTTGACCTCGCTATTCATGTTGAAGAACTGGGATACAACCGATACTGGCTCGCCGAACACCACAACCTGCGGAGCACTTGCAGTTCCGCGCCCGAAATCATCTTGGGCCAAGTCGCGCATCGCACTCAGCACCTCCGCGTTGGTTCAGGGGGCATCATGCTGTCCAACCATGCGCCGCTCCGGGTGGCGGAGAGCTTTAGAACACTTGAAGCGTTTTTCCCGGGACGCATTGATCTTGGGTTGGGTCGGGCAGCGGGTGCTGACAGCCTTACGGCTTTGGTGCTGCGTCGTTGCCAAGACGTTCGGTCGGAGGCTGACTTTGAAGAACGCTTAGCTGAACTGCTGGCTTATGATACGAGAGACCTACCTGTTGAACATCCCCTGCAGAAGGTGATTGCTACCCCCAGTGATATTCCTCTACCACCCCTCTGGCTGTTAACTTCTAGTGGGCATGGTGCTCGGACTGCCGCCGCCATAGGGAGCGGGCTTGCCTTCGCAGCCCAGATTAATCCAAATCTTCAAAATGCTGCTGCGGCAATCCAGACGTATCGAGCAGCCTTCCAGCCCAGCGCCCGATTCGAGAGGCCCCAAACACTCCTGTCCTTGTCTGTCATCTT is part of the Deinococcus sp. QL22 genome and harbors:
- a CDS encoding lanthionine synthetase LanC family protein; this translates as MSGYLGQVQAVVNAIVIDSPTTFSWYGQRSSQLPLRIRRSITPEVARAHLLATLQNQLYGNFYQIGFVAPTVSDGAGRDTDHLVPLTEALSKANTGQGCWEPGWEVTGLEPGWVMVQRRGLTLHVSEGQYCVLDGRPAEIGGSVSVRLPHESFEVSPGFYMALSDQPLIWDGDETLIRVYWNLRPEAAALLVSSVTTRLNAESIGFRLKVLTAPTQYLRCDAGVLYFLKKDYARAASLLPNICQELGEGLKKETPSFTKVLASGVGLAEDPGQGESFGQHRCQLLAEGLIRAHERNQQTVPTRLETVVECFAESGIDLQLPYLSGKSHDLYEPWFVPPAVPTVRIPLPASTSVATSAAFLDTADQLAQRIVHEAVWHRDHCNWLGLVPRSDGKGHLGLTYGAMGSNLYDGTAGIALFLAELALRTGDLATRRTALGAIRQALHAAETLPPDNVLGLYTGWTGIALTATRLATLLGEEDLRERAHAVWRRALQVPRKVGTFDLLSGRAGAIIALIALHALLDDPPALEAAILLGDELLVCAQKSKLGLSWQSDTAFVHPNLTGLSHGTAGASLALLELFQATGNLAYRQAAAGAFDYERAWFSPEEGNWPHLQEEPVRGTRPGTRLPFRVQWCHGAPGIALSRLRAYELLGSAVCREEALIALDTTWRGTVEARRSGSLSFCLCHGLSGNAEVLTAGAQAIGWRPGEAMQLAWDIAQEGMEAYSSPGRLWPCGIPIPAAETLGLFLGLAGIGHFYLRMHDSTVPSILLLRREEYVSRLDDRVPSRNFHPPQVDANLTVQQR
- a CDS encoding S8 family serine peptidase gives rise to the protein MDEFMIGESLPAFHDGMLLIKMNSQGPAATAIAQDTAGGTTFMAAVDRVSAATTGLAALSFYERAGLISQVVPLSANTNYMQSAVATTMAAATNQVAGDDLGGVSIVQLTQDQEANQLHRILSSDPNVAYISRVPTRYLLAKATGIVGGIPPAPTRMWNLNRIGWEPKIVDVNEAKKIRVGVFDTGVDVTHPDLMKGIARYTVAYPDLPGNASEQDIVGHGTHVTGTIGAGINDDVGINGICRSQLLVWKIFNDTPTYLPRGNVFWYLVDPLLYRRALNDCLQGSLVDVLNLSIGGPQPPDQLEHALYTKLLESGVTIVAAMGNERQQGSPISYPAAIPGVIAVGATGLNDTVASFSNAGNHITLCAPGVAIWSTVPTYPGQVGYQALPGPGGAARGRSIARETNYAAFNGTSMAAPHVSAAVALLLAKGTKPADVLELLKTTADPVPGMRGQTWHPDYGAGRLNLRRLLSA
- a CDS encoding LLM class flavin-dependent oxidoreductase: MSIPVSVLDLVPVMEGQDSRQALHRSLDLAIHVEELGYNRYWLAEHHNLRSTCSSAPEIILGQVAHRTQHLRVGSGGIMLSNHAPLRVAESFRTLEAFFPGRIDLGLGRAAGADSLTALVLRRCQDVRSEADFEERLAELLAYDTRDLPVEHPLQKVIATPSDIPLPPLWLLTSSGHGARTAAAIGSGLAFAAQINPNLQNAAAAIQTYRAAFQPSARFERPQTLLSLSVILADNDNEAERLAHSVDLALVRVLRGQDAPLPPPEAIENVPFTSEEHFRLEAWRHLHVIGGPTRVRDRLQFILNETGVDELMISSIVHDSAARQHSYTILRDITRRLSVSMPLSISPGVAPVVRRRS